From Acidipropionibacterium acidipropionici, one genomic window encodes:
- the pcrA gene encoding DNA helicase PcrA encodes MSDVTPDLFSFFASAPRKESPRNGTGTDSAPRAGAPDPARRPASEEELLAGLNGPQREAVLHAGSPVLVVAGAGSGKTRVLTRRIAHLVQVRGVHPGSILAITFTNKAAAEMKTRVVELVGNRARPMWVSTFHSAAVRMLRSDIDRLGMSRNFSIYDDTDAKRLITLVTRDASLDPKKFQPRAVMNWISNQKNDLIDPAAAKEAAESGNDRTFAELYGEYQRRLRAANALDFDDLIMSVVTLLRTCPDVREQYRRRFRHVLVDEYQDTNAAQYEFIRALCGREPAAESTAGREPAAGTTDGSEPTAPESVVSIDPPELMVVGDSDQSIYAFRGATIRNILSFDTDFPGARTILLEQNYRSTQTILTAANSLIKANPDRPAKNLWTDAGDGEKIVGYVADTEHDEAAWVARRIDSLVDAGTTSYGDVAVFYRTNAQSRPFEDVFIRTGLPYRVVGGVRFYERREVRDAVAYLRAIANPADDVSVRRILNVPKRGIGARAEASLEVFATTRRIPFSQAVDRVGEVDGMATRSANQIRSFGELMARHRAMVEAGARADEILDSILKSSGYIAELENSKDPQDETRLENLVELVSVAQEFVARAHTIDLTGDEEEDAGIVEGDDSLPAFLEQIALVADSDSIPEEGDGVVTLMTLHTAKGLEFDTVFVTGFEDGVFPHARSLGDSTELAEERRLAYVGLTRARKRLLLSRAVVRTMWGKPQYNPPSRFIDEIPARLVTWERLAEASPGWDWKSQERSGSARQSLSDDGPSFGQGSGRAFGSGRGPSHAPKSPVLSLAPGDKVLHTTFGLGTVLATRGSGPNTNVDVDFGSVGTKRLALKFAPLEKL; translated from the coding sequence ATGAGTGACGTCACACCAGATCTGTTCTCCTTCTTCGCCTCCGCCCCGCGAAAAGAGTCCCCGCGCAACGGCACGGGGACCGACAGCGCCCCCCGCGCCGGCGCCCCGGACCCTGCACGGCGTCCCGCCAGCGAGGAGGAGTTGCTGGCGGGCCTCAACGGACCCCAGCGCGAGGCCGTCCTGCACGCCGGATCGCCGGTGCTCGTGGTCGCCGGGGCCGGATCGGGCAAGACCCGGGTGCTCACCCGCCGGATCGCCCATCTCGTCCAGGTGCGAGGGGTCCATCCCGGCTCGATTCTGGCGATCACCTTCACCAACAAGGCTGCCGCGGAGATGAAGACCAGGGTGGTCGAACTGGTGGGGAACAGGGCCCGACCCATGTGGGTGTCGACCTTCCATTCCGCCGCCGTCCGCATGCTGCGCTCCGATATCGACCGGCTGGGGATGTCGCGCAATTTCTCGATCTACGACGACACCGACGCGAAGAGACTCATCACCCTTGTCACCCGCGACGCCAGTCTGGATCCGAAGAAATTCCAGCCCCGGGCAGTCATGAACTGGATCTCCAACCAGAAGAACGACCTCATCGATCCGGCGGCGGCCAAGGAGGCCGCCGAGAGCGGGAACGACCGCACCTTCGCCGAGCTCTACGGCGAGTACCAGAGGCGACTGCGGGCCGCCAACGCTCTGGACTTCGACGACCTCATCATGTCGGTGGTCACCCTCCTGAGAACCTGCCCGGACGTGCGGGAGCAGTACCGGCGGCGGTTCCGCCATGTGCTCGTCGACGAGTACCAGGACACCAACGCCGCCCAGTACGAGTTCATCCGGGCCCTGTGCGGGCGTGAGCCCGCCGCTGAGAGCACTGCCGGGCGTGAGCCCGCCGCTGGGACCACCGACGGGAGTGAGCCCACCGCCCCGGAGTCGGTGGTGAGCATCGATCCGCCCGAGCTCATGGTGGTGGGCGACTCCGACCAGTCGATCTACGCGTTCCGCGGCGCCACGATCCGCAACATTCTCAGTTTCGACACCGATTTCCCGGGCGCCAGAACCATCCTCCTGGAGCAGAATTATCGCTCCACCCAGACGATTCTCACGGCTGCCAACAGTCTCATCAAGGCCAATCCCGACCGGCCCGCGAAGAATCTGTGGACCGACGCCGGAGACGGCGAGAAGATCGTCGGTTATGTCGCCGACACCGAGCACGATGAGGCCGCCTGGGTGGCCCGGAGAATCGACTCCCTGGTGGATGCCGGCACCACCTCCTACGGCGACGTCGCGGTCTTCTACCGCACCAACGCGCAGTCCCGGCCCTTCGAGGACGTGTTCATCCGCACCGGTCTGCCGTACCGGGTGGTCGGCGGGGTCCGCTTCTACGAACGCCGCGAGGTGCGCGACGCAGTCGCCTATCTGAGGGCCATCGCCAATCCTGCCGACGACGTCTCGGTGCGCAGAATCCTCAACGTCCCCAAGCGTGGGATCGGGGCCCGGGCCGAGGCCTCGCTGGAGGTCTTCGCGACCACCCGGCGGATCCCCTTCTCCCAGGCCGTCGACCGGGTCGGGGAGGTCGATGGGATGGCCACCCGGTCGGCCAACCAGATCCGATCCTTCGGCGAGCTCATGGCCAGGCACCGCGCCATGGTGGAGGCCGGGGCCCGGGCCGATGAGATTCTGGACTCCATCCTCAAGAGCTCCGGCTACATCGCCGAACTGGAGAACTCCAAGGATCCCCAGGACGAGACGCGTCTGGAGAACCTCGTGGAGCTGGTGTCGGTGGCCCAGGAGTTCGTGGCACGCGCCCACACCATCGACCTGACAGGGGATGAGGAGGAGGACGCCGGGATAGTGGAGGGCGACGACTCGCTGCCCGCCTTCCTCGAGCAGATCGCTCTGGTCGCCGACTCCGACTCCATCCCCGAGGAGGGGGACGGCGTCGTCACGCTGATGACCCTGCACACCGCCAAGGGTCTGGAATTCGACACCGTCTTCGTCACCGGCTTCGAGGACGGCGTCTTCCCCCACGCCCGGTCTCTCGGCGACTCCACCGAACTGGCGGAGGAACGGCGTCTGGCCTATGTGGGCCTCACTCGCGCCCGCAAGCGCCTGCTGCTGTCGCGCGCAGTGGTGCGCACCATGTGGGGAAAACCCCAGTACAACCCGCCCAGCCGGTTCATCGATGAGATCCCGGCGCGCCTGGTCACCTGGGAGCGGCTGGCCGAGGCCTCCCCGGGCTGGGACTGGAAGTCCCAGGAGCGCAGCGGTTCGGCGAGGCAGAGCCTGTCCGACGACGGGCCCTCCTTCGGTCAGGGCTCCGGGCGGGCCTTCGGATCGGGCAGGGGCCCGAGCCATGCTCCGAAGAGTCCCGTGCTCTCACTGGCCCCCGGCGACAAGGTGCTGCACACCACTTTCGGGCTGGGCACCGTGCTGGCCACCCGCGGCTCCGGCCCGAACACCAACGTCGACGTCGACTTCGGATCGGTCGGCACCAAGCGCCTGGCCCTCAAATTCGCGCCCCTGGAGAAGCTCTGA
- a CDS encoding phospholipase D-like domain-containing protein has protein sequence MGYAAVKRRGRRPYRFPTAPVSPITVGPDEVSVFTFGQDLYEQMLADIEAATTTVYFETFIWKADEVGERFRQALVDAAARGVEVYAVWDQFANLVVDPRFFHHLDGVRTRRQPLVTMAMPSLRNIGRDHRKLLIVDSELAYVGGYNIGSTYADRWRDTHAKVVGPSVADLENVFVDHWNQRPYASLIRRRRRPELPSPVSRRWDTAIAVHRNTPRVAAYPIRNMYLEAIDRASERIWMTQAYLIPDDDVLAALHEACERGVDVRIIIPAESNHVVADWLSRGYYERLLGYGVHLLLYQGAMVHAKTCTIDGMWSTIGTANIDRMSLQGNYEVNISLVGDKVAAAMEEIFGIDSRNCLELDLAQWRRRSGLAKFTEALLAPWRPFF, from the coding sequence ATGGGGTACGCGGCGGTCAAGAGGCGCGGCCGCCGTCCCTACCGCTTCCCGACCGCACCGGTCTCCCCGATCACTGTGGGGCCCGACGAGGTGAGCGTCTTCACCTTCGGCCAGGACCTGTACGAACAGATGCTGGCCGACATCGAGGCCGCCACCACGACGGTCTACTTCGAGACCTTCATCTGGAAGGCCGACGAGGTGGGCGAGAGGTTCCGCCAGGCCCTGGTCGACGCCGCGGCCCGCGGCGTCGAGGTGTACGCCGTCTGGGACCAGTTCGCCAATCTCGTCGTCGATCCCCGCTTCTTCCACCACCTCGACGGGGTCCGCACCCGGCGTCAGCCTCTGGTGACGATGGCGATGCCGAGCCTGCGCAATATCGGGCGGGATCACCGCAAGCTGCTCATCGTCGACTCGGAACTGGCTTACGTCGGCGGCTACAACATCGGCTCCACCTACGCCGACAGGTGGCGCGACACCCACGCCAAGGTGGTGGGCCCCAGCGTCGCGGATCTGGAGAACGTCTTCGTCGACCACTGGAACCAGCGGCCCTACGCGTCGCTGATACGACGCCGTCGTCGCCCCGAGCTGCCCTCACCGGTCTCCCGGCGGTGGGACACCGCCATCGCCGTCCACCGGAACACGCCCCGGGTCGCGGCCTACCCGATCCGCAACATGTACCTGGAGGCGATCGACCGGGCCTCCGAGCGGATCTGGATGACGCAGGCCTACCTCATCCCCGACGACGACGTCCTCGCCGCCCTCCACGAGGCCTGCGAGCGCGGCGTCGACGTGAGGATCATCATCCCCGCGGAGTCCAACCACGTGGTCGCCGACTGGTTGAGTCGCGGATACTACGAGCGGCTGCTGGGCTACGGGGTGCATCTGCTGCTGTACCAGGGCGCGATGGTCCACGCCAAGACCTGCACGATCGACGGCATGTGGTCGACGATCGGCACCGCGAATATCGACCGGATGTCCCTGCAGGGCAACTATGAGGTGAACATCTCACTGGTCGGCGACAAGGTGGCCGCGGCGATGGAGGAGATCTTCGGCATCGACTCCCGCAACTGCCTCGAGCTCGACCTGGCGCAGTGGCGCAGACGGTCGGGGCTGGCCAAGTTCACCGAGGCTCTGCTCGCCCCGTGGCGGCCCTTCTTCTGA
- a CDS encoding GlsB/YeaQ/YmgE family stress response membrane protein, with protein sequence MGFLGWIMLGLIAGSIAKAILPGRQGGGWLATLLLGVIGAVLGGWIGSSLFGIGIYQFWSLRSWLLAIVGSLIVLVVWGFIRGRRNA encoded by the coding sequence ATGGGATTTCTAGGTTGGATCATGTTGGGGCTGATCGCCGGTTCGATCGCCAAGGCCATCCTGCCCGGACGTCAGGGAGGCGGCTGGCTGGCCACTCTCCTCCTGGGAGTCATCGGGGCAGTTCTCGGCGGTTGGATCGGAAGCAGCCTGTTCGGAATCGGCATCTATCAGTTCTGGAGCCTGCGGTCGTGGCTGCTGGCCATCGTCGGCTCCCTCATCGTGCTGGTGGTCTGGGGATTCATCAGGGGTCGCCGCAACGCCTGA
- a CDS encoding integrase catalytic domain-containing protein yields MDRELSMAARREITKKYAHQYRAASKKDKSVLLDSLTATTGWTRDHARRAIRAALTRKGAASQQKRRPRPRKYSYDAVKVLQHVWSVTGQPSGKYLAPVMDDTLNRLERFKEFGKVTRRATPAVLTELRSMSAATIDRYLKPFKDAAYPAAGLSATRPAPHILRAAVPLRTSLDGPITDPGLVEVDTVAHCGHTLVGEFLWTLSATLPVSGYTVLTTVKNKAFVHIGAGMDRIVDQMPVPVAEVHVDNGSEFINWGLIDWAKGHDIAMSRSRPYKKNDNAHVEQRNGDWVRRHAFRYRYETATELQLLNQLWPLVMARKNHLLPCVKAIGWTTTSAGRKKRVYDKPKTPYQRLVDSGVLDPATRARLAAEHDRLNPADLARRITDIQNQLIRLAERRTQTDQPAA; encoded by the coding sequence ATGGATCGGGAGCTGTCGATGGCCGCACGCCGTGAGATCACCAAGAAGTACGCCCACCAGTACCGGGCCGCATCGAAGAAGGACAAGTCGGTGCTGCTGGACTCCCTGACCGCCACCACAGGCTGGACCCGTGACCACGCCCGCCGCGCGATCCGGGCAGCCCTGACGCGGAAAGGTGCCGCGTCCCAGCAGAAGCGCCGGCCCCGGCCCCGCAAGTACTCCTACGACGCCGTGAAGGTCCTCCAGCACGTGTGGAGCGTGACGGGTCAGCCCTCCGGGAAGTACCTGGCCCCCGTGATGGACGACACCCTGAACAGGCTGGAACGCTTCAAGGAGTTCGGGAAAGTCACCCGCCGGGCCACCCCCGCGGTGCTGACCGAACTGCGCTCCATGTCGGCGGCCACCATCGACAGGTACCTGAAACCCTTCAAGGACGCCGCCTACCCGGCCGCCGGCCTGTCAGCCACCCGACCCGCCCCTCACATCCTGCGTGCCGCGGTGCCGCTGCGCACCAGCCTGGACGGGCCGATCACCGATCCCGGGCTGGTAGAGGTCGACACCGTGGCCCACTGCGGCCACACCCTGGTCGGGGAATTCCTGTGGACCTTGTCGGCCACCCTGCCCGTCTCCGGCTACACGGTCCTGACCACGGTCAAGAACAAGGCATTCGTCCACATCGGGGCCGGCATGGACCGGATCGTCGACCAGATGCCCGTGCCCGTGGCGGAGGTCCACGTCGACAACGGGTCGGAGTTCATCAACTGGGGCCTCATCGACTGGGCGAAGGGCCACGACATCGCGATGTCCCGCTCGCGGCCCTACAAGAAGAACGACAACGCCCACGTCGAGCAGCGCAACGGCGACTGGGTCCGCCGCCACGCCTTCAGATACCGCTACGAGACCGCAACCGAGCTTCAGCTGCTCAACCAGTTGTGGCCCCTGGTGATGGCCCGCAAGAACCACCTACTGCCCTGCGTCAAGGCCATCGGCTGGACCACCACCTCCGCGGGGCGCAAGAAGCGGGTCTACGACAAGCCCAAGACCCCTTACCAGCGGCTGGTCGACTCCGGTGTCCTGGACCCCGCCACACGGGCCCGCCTGGCAGCCGAGCACGACAGGCTCAACCCCGCCGATCTGGCCCGGCGGATCACCGACATCCAGAACCAGCTCATCCGCCTAGCCGAACGTCGCACCCAGACCGACCAACCCGCCGCCTGA
- a CDS encoding methionine ABC transporter permease: MDWTTLKPIYLDAIWQTLFMAVITLVVGGVLGLVLGIFLFATRRGGLLANRTANLVLNVIANIVRPIPFIIFMTAIGPLTLKVVGTTIGVQAATFPLCIAATFAMSRIVEQNLVTVDPGVIEAARAMGAGPWRILFDVVAREALGPLILGYTYVLIAIVDMTAIAGAIGGGGLGQFAIQYGYQRFNWTVTLIAVVTIIIIVQAAQFAGNALARKALRR; this comes from the coding sequence ATGGACTGGACGACTCTGAAACCCATCTATCTGGACGCCATCTGGCAGACACTCTTCATGGCGGTGATCACCCTTGTGGTGGGCGGCGTCCTCGGCCTGGTGCTCGGCATCTTCCTGTTCGCCACCCGACGCGGCGGGCTGCTGGCCAACCGCACCGCGAATCTGGTGCTCAACGTCATCGCCAACATCGTGCGGCCCATCCCCTTCATCATCTTCATGACGGCGATCGGCCCCCTGACCCTCAAGGTCGTCGGCACCACCATCGGCGTCCAGGCGGCCACCTTCCCGCTGTGCATCGCCGCCACCTTCGCCATGTCGAGGATCGTCGAGCAGAATCTGGTCACCGTCGATCCGGGCGTCATCGAGGCGGCGCGGGCGATGGGTGCGGGCCCGTGGCGGATCCTCTTCGACGTCGTGGCCCGCGAGGCACTCGGACCGCTCATCCTGGGCTACACCTACGTCCTCATCGCGATCGTCGACATGACGGCGATCGCCGGTGCCATAGGCGGCGGCGGCCTGGGGCAGTTCGCCATCCAGTATGGCTACCAGCGGTTCAACTGGACGGTCACCCTCATCGCCGTGGTGACGATCATCATCATCGTCCAGGCGGCCCAGTTCGCCGGCAATGCCCTCGCCAGGAAGGCCCTGCGCCGCTGA
- a CDS encoding MetQ/NlpA family ABC transporter substrate-binding protein, which yields MSTSDNQSAPSGEPAALPEKPGGGHKGLIITAIVVVVALIAGAIVWATQRGSGSDSAAAGQKVTVKIGTTEAGAKFWPIFIKKAAAQGITIEKVDFSDYNQPNRALSQGQIDLNYFQHIFFLANYNHENNDNLVPLDSTYIVPLSIYSKTHKKISEIPAGGKVAIPNDDTNQGRALLLLQKSGLVTLKDGGSPLSTPADIIAAKSKVTVTAVDASQTVTALPSVDASVINNGFAVDAKIDPDTALAEDDPSSKEAEPYINIFASRAKDKNNATYKKVAKIWHDPEVTKSVLAESGNTAHVVTGKSQADLQKALEDLQAELK from the coding sequence ATGAGCACATCAGACAACCAGTCCGCCCCCTCGGGTGAGCCCGCGGCCCTTCCCGAGAAGCCCGGAGGCGGGCACAAGGGCCTCATCATCACGGCGATCGTCGTCGTGGTGGCCCTCATCGCGGGGGCCATCGTGTGGGCCACCCAGCGCGGATCCGGCTCGGATTCGGCCGCGGCCGGGCAGAAGGTCACGGTGAAGATCGGCACCACCGAGGCGGGCGCGAAGTTCTGGCCCATCTTCATCAAGAAGGCCGCCGCCCAGGGAATCACGATCGAGAAGGTCGACTTCAGCGACTACAACCAGCCGAACCGCGCCCTGTCCCAGGGCCAGATCGACCTGAACTACTTCCAGCACATCTTCTTCCTGGCCAACTACAACCACGAGAACAACGACAATCTGGTGCCCCTGGACTCCACCTACATCGTGCCCCTGTCGATCTACTCCAAGACCCACAAGAAGATCAGCGAGATTCCCGCGGGCGGCAAGGTGGCTATCCCCAATGACGACACCAACCAGGGCCGCGCCCTTCTGCTGCTCCAGAAGTCCGGTCTGGTGACCCTAAAGGACGGCGGCTCCCCGCTGTCCACCCCGGCCGACATCATCGCCGCGAAGTCGAAGGTCACCGTCACCGCGGTCGACGCCTCCCAGACGGTCACCGCGCTGCCAAGCGTCGACGCCTCGGTGATCAACAACGGGTTCGCGGTGGACGCGAAGATCGACCCCGACACCGCCCTGGCCGAGGACGACCCGTCCAGCAAGGAGGCGGAGCCCTACATCAACATCTTCGCCTCGCGCGCCAAGGACAAGAACAACGCCACCTACAAGAAGGTCGCCAAGATCTGGCACGATCCTGAGGTGACCAAGTCGGTCCTCGCCGAGTCCGGGAACACCGCGCACGTCGTCACCGGCAAGTCGCAGGCGGATCTTCAGAAGGCACTTGAGGACCTGCAGGCCGAACTCAAGTGA
- a CDS encoding ATP-binding protein: MDQNPGLRPGQGHGEDSATPGPAIPRAVDDGDAAPMLPESPEPGLRRATRSPDQGWLVGVAAGLARHLGIPVWIVRLGFMILTPFQLLGAMLYGALWILMPLDSGDASSPGIESATRLGLRRPDGPGSRRPTGGTAAVVLIAIGLVLLVQTIGSGVTARWFWPLALAAGGVALVWRQAEDSASPLGPSDRPRRWYSPLLGGGRLVAAIRVGAGMAMVGSAVSLVAASQIGMGQWPTLGLMTVLVLAGAGLLSAPWVYSWRVRLRQADQERAVADARADMAAHLHDSVLQTLALIQREAEDPRAVATLARRQERELREWLYGGATATASGGTTAQAASPTTLKAALAAETSRIEAERGVPVELVCVGDTEVTESLQALVQASAEAVMNAAKHSRAAKVDVYAEVEPDRVEVFVRDRGVGFDPATIADDRMGVRRSIIERMERHGGSAHIRSADGEGTEIRLEMAS; encoded by the coding sequence ATGGATCAGAATCCGGGTCTGCGGCCCGGCCAGGGCCACGGGGAGGACTCGGCGACCCCGGGGCCGGCCATCCCTCGGGCCGTCGATGACGGCGACGCGGCCCCGATGCTGCCGGAGTCGCCCGAGCCCGGGTTGCGCCGCGCCACCCGCAGCCCCGACCAGGGCTGGTTGGTGGGGGTGGCGGCAGGACTGGCGCGGCACCTGGGCATCCCGGTGTGGATCGTGCGGCTGGGTTTCATGATTCTCACCCCCTTCCAACTCCTCGGAGCGATGCTCTACGGCGCCCTGTGGATCCTCATGCCGCTCGACTCCGGCGACGCCTCGAGCCCGGGCATCGAGTCCGCCACCCGCCTGGGCCTGCGCCGCCCCGACGGTCCCGGCTCCCGGCGTCCGACGGGCGGCACCGCAGCGGTGGTGCTGATCGCCATCGGGCTGGTGCTGCTCGTTCAGACCATCGGCTCGGGAGTCACCGCGCGCTGGTTCTGGCCTCTCGCACTGGCGGCCGGCGGCGTCGCCCTGGTGTGGCGTCAGGCCGAGGACTCGGCCTCCCCTCTGGGGCCGTCCGACCGGCCGCGACGCTGGTACAGCCCGCTGCTGGGCGGCGGGCGGCTGGTCGCCGCGATCCGCGTGGGTGCCGGGATGGCCATGGTCGGCAGTGCCGTCTCCCTGGTCGCCGCCTCCCAGATAGGCATGGGGCAGTGGCCCACCCTGGGCCTGATGACCGTCCTGGTCCTCGCCGGGGCGGGACTCCTGTCGGCCCCCTGGGTCTATTCCTGGCGGGTGAGGCTGCGCCAGGCCGACCAGGAGAGGGCGGTAGCCGACGCCCGGGCCGACATGGCGGCCCACCTGCACGACTCGGTGCTGCAGACTCTGGCGCTGATCCAGCGCGAGGCCGAGGACCCCAGGGCGGTCGCCACCCTCGCCAGGCGCCAGGAGAGGGAGTTGCGGGAATGGCTGTACGGAGGAGCCACCGCCACGGCCTCCGGCGGGACGACGGCGCAGGCGGCGTCCCCGACCACCCTCAAGGCGGCGCTGGCGGCCGAGACCTCGCGCATCGAGGCGGAGAGAGGGGTCCCCGTCGAGCTGGTGTGCGTCGGCGACACCGAGGTCACCGAGAGCCTCCAGGCCCTGGTCCAGGCCAGCGCGGAGGCGGTGATGAATGCCGCCAAGCACTCGCGGGCCGCGAAGGTCGACGTCTATGCGGAGGTCGAGCCGGACCGCGTCGAGGTCTTCGTCCGGGATCGCGGGGTCGGATTCGACCCCGCGACCATCGCGGATGACAGGATGGGGGTGCGACGTTCGATCATCGAACGGATGGAGCGCCATGGCGGCAGCGCGCACATCCGATCGGCGGACGGCGAGGGAACCGAGATACGGCTGGAGATGGCGTCATGA
- a CDS encoding LuxR C-terminal-related transcriptional regulator: MTHETTELESPVSIVLVDDHEMFRAGVRAEMERHRDRVTVVGEGEDVDTSVKAVMGSRPRVVLLDVHLPGGGGAEVIRRCEAQGLGSTTRFLALSVSDAAEDVISVIRAGARGYVTKSISSEDLLDAVERVSTGDAVFSPRLAGFVLDAFSGSIEVASIDEDLDRLSPREREVMRLIARGYAYKEVAKELFISVKTVETHVSNVLRKLQLSNRYELTRWATDRRLI, encoded by the coding sequence ATGACCCATGAGACGACCGAGCTGGAGAGCCCGGTGAGCATCGTCCTGGTGGATGATCACGAGATGTTCCGGGCGGGGGTGCGCGCCGAGATGGAGCGCCACCGCGACCGGGTGACAGTGGTCGGGGAGGGGGAGGACGTCGACACCTCGGTGAAGGCGGTGATGGGGTCGCGGCCCCGGGTGGTGCTGCTGGACGTCCACCTCCCCGGCGGCGGCGGGGCCGAGGTGATCCGCCGCTGCGAGGCCCAGGGATTGGGCTCGACCACCCGGTTCCTGGCCCTGTCGGTCTCCGACGCGGCCGAGGACGTCATCTCCGTGATCCGCGCCGGGGCACGGGGATATGTCACCAAGTCGATCTCCTCGGAGGATCTTCTGGACGCTGTGGAGAGGGTCTCGACCGGCGATGCGGTGTTCTCGCCACGGCTCGCCGGATTTGTGCTGGACGCCTTCTCGGGATCGATCGAGGTGGCCAGCATCGACGAGGACCTCGACCGGCTCTCGCCCCGGGAGCGGGAGGTGATGCGCCTCATCGCGCGCGGGTACGCCTACAAGGAGGTCGCCAAGGAGCTGTTCATCTCCGTCAAGACCGTCGAGACCCACGTGTCGAATGTGCTGCGCAAACTGCAGCTGTCGAACCGCTACGAGCTCACCCGCTGGGCCACCGACCGCCGTCTCATCTGA
- a CDS encoding methionine ABC transporter ATP-binding protein — translation MGDPIIHFDHVKKVFATRSGPVTALDDISLDFQAGEISAVIGQSGAGKSTLVRLINGLERPTEGRVVVKGTDISGLPERALRPLRTDIGMIFQQFNLFGSRTIYDNVAYPLKLAKWSKADERARVTELLSFVGLTEKAWTHPDQLSGGQKQRVGIARALATRPTILLADESTSALDPETTAGVLDLLRRVNEELGVTVIVITHEMEVVRSIADRVSVLESGRLVESGPARQIFAAPAAETTRRFLATIIGQHPGAGELDRLRTENPEATLVDVTSVDAAAFGAALAELGRRGGVGYRIVHGGVIEVRGGALGNYTLALTGAAEDVEEAARLLGSLSGDAVPDADQITEG, via the coding sequence ATGGGCGATCCGATCATCCACTTCGACCACGTCAAGAAGGTCTTCGCCACCAGATCGGGGCCGGTCACCGCACTCGACGACATCAGCCTGGACTTCCAGGCCGGTGAGATCTCGGCGGTGATCGGCCAGTCGGGGGCCGGAAAGTCCACCCTCGTGCGACTCATCAACGGGCTGGAAAGGCCCACCGAGGGCCGCGTGGTGGTCAAGGGAACCGACATCTCCGGGCTGCCCGAGCGGGCCCTGCGCCCGCTGCGCACCGACATCGGCATGATCTTCCAGCAGTTCAATCTGTTCGGCTCCCGGACGATCTACGACAACGTCGCCTACCCGTTGAAGCTCGCGAAGTGGTCGAAGGCCGATGAGCGGGCCCGGGTCACTGAGCTGCTGTCCTTCGTGGGCCTCACCGAGAAGGCCTGGACACATCCGGACCAGTTGTCGGGCGGCCAGAAGCAGCGGGTCGGGATCGCCCGGGCGCTGGCCACCCGCCCGACCATCCTGCTGGCCGACGAGTCGACGTCGGCCCTCGACCCCGAGACCACCGCCGGTGTCCTCGACCTGCTTCGCAGGGTCAATGAGGAGCTCGGGGTGACGGTGATCGTCATCACCCATGAGATGGAGGTGGTGCGTTCGATCGCCGACCGGGTCAGCGTGCTGGAGTCCGGGCGGCTCGTGGAGTCCGGCCCGGCCCGCCAGATCTTCGCGGCCCCGGCCGCCGAGACCACCCGGCGATTCCTGGCCACCATCATCGGCCAGCATCCCGGGGCCGGCGAGCTCGACCGGCTGCGGACGGAGAATCCGGAGGCCACCCTGGTCGACGTCACCAGCGTCGACGCCGCAGCCTTCGGTGCCGCGCTGGCCGAGCTCGGCCGGCGCGGCGGGGTGGGCTACCGCATCGTCCACGGCGGCGTCATCGAGGTCCGCGGCGGTGCCCTGGGCAACTACACGCTGGCCCTCACCGGGGCCGCCGAGGACGTCGAGGAAGCGGCCCGGCTGCTGGGATCCCTGTCGGGGGACGCGGTGCCCGACGCCGACCAGATCACGGAGGGCTGA